One window from the genome of Lysobacter helvus encodes:
- a CDS encoding molybdopterin-dependent oxidoreductase produces the protein MRLACLCLALTTSGVAFAADSTNVPLDATTLATLPRKPVEAQVHDVALHCEGVALRDVLRKAGAMSAEPSRGKDLSRVVTVRARDGYRVVFSLAELDATLGDRAVFVVDRCGGKPLDAKDGPLRLLVPADKRPARAVRQVETITVGAAS, from the coding sequence ATGCGACTTGCTTGCCTGTGCCTTGCGTTGACGACCAGCGGTGTCGCCTTCGCGGCCGATTCCACGAACGTGCCCCTCGATGCAACCACGCTCGCGACGCTGCCGCGCAAGCCCGTCGAAGCGCAGGTGCATGACGTCGCGCTGCATTGCGAAGGCGTCGCGTTGCGCGACGTGTTGCGCAAGGCGGGCGCGATGTCGGCCGAGCCGTCGCGTGGGAAGGACCTGTCACGCGTGGTGACGGTGCGCGCGCGCGACGGTTATCGCGTCGTGTTCTCCCTCGCCGAACTCGATGCCACGCTGGGCGATCGCGCGGTGTTCGTCGTCGATCGCTGCGGCGGGAAGCCGCTCGACGCCAAGGACGGGCCGCTGCGATTGCTCGTGCCCGCCGACAAGCGTCCGGCACGCGCCGTGCGCCAGGTCGAGACGATCACCGTCGGAGCTGCATCGTGA
- a CDS encoding BatD family protein encodes MTTRRWVAFALLALLCMNAQAQVRAWLDRDRIASGETTTLNIAAPALDVAPDYAPLQRDFELSQRSSQRSVSIVNGATTIHTQYSVVLQPRRDGVITIPALRVGGNRMSPPLTLTVTPASSVPARAGDVAFIDAQLDDAHPYVQQAVGLKLRLFYAVPLVSGQLDQPEPQGATLRKVGQDLQYSQEMAGRRYNVVERRYLLIGEHSGRVLLPGARFRGQGVGGFFDDLFGDGRRPLAADSPARTLDIRPIPANAPQPWLPLNDLRLRYSTMPGRVRAGEATTVTVEAVADGAVASQLPELVLDAGGAAQVFPDPLQSDETFEDGRPRTTLTRKFSIVPARAGALSIAAPRIEWWDVRGAVPRTATLPPIALDVAPGAAGTPAAVDATATTATTTQAGEDGRIRIPGIQGRILPWAALAALFAVLWFVTLMWGLHRRPVVVAAPTEGPSPSPAPHPDLRRALADGDLGTIADALRASATPPVHDLDALRDRLADPAQRNAVEQLQRARWAGGDPRAARDAVRAAFARGLRWRTDAPAPRADPLPPLYPPA; translated from the coding sequence ATGACAACGCGTCGTTGGGTGGCCTTCGCGCTCCTCGCCTTGCTGTGCATGAACGCGCAGGCGCAGGTGCGCGCGTGGCTCGATCGCGATCGCATCGCCTCGGGCGAAACCACGACGCTCAACATCGCCGCGCCCGCGCTCGACGTCGCGCCCGATTACGCGCCGCTGCAGCGCGACTTCGAACTGTCGCAACGCAGCAGCCAGCGCAGCGTCTCGATCGTCAACGGCGCCACCACGATCCACACGCAGTACTCGGTGGTGCTGCAACCGCGCCGCGACGGCGTGATCACGATCCCCGCGCTGCGCGTCGGCGGCAACCGAATGTCGCCGCCGCTCACGCTCACCGTCACGCCGGCCAGCAGCGTGCCCGCGCGCGCGGGTGACGTCGCGTTCATCGATGCGCAACTGGATGACGCGCATCCGTACGTGCAGCAGGCCGTCGGTTTGAAACTGCGTCTGTTCTACGCGGTGCCGCTGGTCTCCGGCCAGCTCGACCAACCCGAACCGCAGGGCGCCACGCTGCGCAAGGTCGGCCAGGACCTGCAGTACTCGCAGGAAATGGCGGGCCGCCGCTACAACGTCGTCGAGCGTCGCTACCTTTTGATCGGCGAACACAGCGGCCGGGTGCTGCTGCCGGGTGCGCGCTTCCGCGGGCAGGGCGTCGGTGGCTTCTTCGACGATCTGTTCGGCGATGGCCGGCGTCCGCTCGCCGCCGATTCGCCGGCGCGCACGCTCGACATCCGTCCGATCCCCGCCAACGCACCGCAACCGTGGTTGCCGCTCAACGACCTGCGCCTGCGCTATTCGACGATGCCCGGCCGCGTGCGCGCGGGCGAAGCGACGACGGTGACGGTGGAAGCGGTCGCCGACGGTGCGGTCGCCTCGCAGTTGCCGGAACTCGTGCTCGATGCCGGCGGCGCCGCGCAGGTATTCCCCGATCCGTTGCAGTCGGACGAAACCTTCGAAGACGGGCGCCCGCGCACCACGCTCACGCGCAAGTTCTCGATCGTGCCCGCGCGCGCCGGTGCGCTGAGCATCGCCGCGCCACGCATCGAATGGTGGGACGTGCGCGGTGCGGTCCCGCGCACCGCGACGTTGCCGCCGATCGCGCTCGATGTCGCGCCGGGGGCCGCGGGCACCCCCGCCGCTGTCGACGCGACGGCCACGACCGCCACCACGACGCAAGCCGGCGAAGACGGCCGCATCCGCATCCCCGGCATCCAGGGCCGCATCCTGCCGTGGGCCGCGCTGGCGGCGCTATTTGCGGTGTTGTGGTTCGTCACGCTGATGTGGGGATTGCATCGCCGGCCCGTCGTCGTCGCGGCGCCGACGGAAGGCCCGTCGCCATCGCCCGCACCGCATCCCGACCTGCGCCGCGCGCTCGCCGACGGCGACCTCGGCACCATCGCCGATGCATTGCGCGCCAGCGCCACGCCCCCCGTGCACGACCTCGATGCGTTGCGCGATCGCCTCGCCGATCCCGCGCAGCGCAACGCAGTCGAACAGTTGCAGCGCGCACGCTGGGCCGGCGGCGACCCGCGCGCCGCGCGCGACGCCGTGCGCGCGGCCTTCGCACGCGGCCTGCGCTGGCGCACCGATGCCCCCGCACCGCGCGCAGACCCGCTGCCGCCGCTGTACCCGCCCGCCTGA
- the modA gene encoding molybdate ABC transporter substrate-binding protein → MLACTLLIASGLAFAATPPAKPTPLTVFAAASLKESLDEAATAYEHRTHVPVRVSYAASSALARQIEQGAPADVFLSADLDWMDVLQAKKLIDAGTRRNLLGNTLVLVAPRDSKTAPIALRPGLDLRPALGEGRLAVALTASVPAGKYAKQSLVKLGAWPGVASRTAEAENVRAALVLVARGEAPLGIVYGSDALAESGVRVLGTFPADSHAPIVYPVARIAASTHANGGDFVRWLQSREARAIFARHGFAPL, encoded by the coding sequence TTGCTCGCCTGCACGTTGTTGATCGCGAGCGGGCTCGCGTTCGCCGCCACCCCGCCGGCGAAGCCGACACCGCTCACCGTCTTCGCCGCCGCCAGCCTCAAGGAATCGCTCGACGAAGCCGCGACCGCCTACGAACACCGCACGCACGTGCCGGTGCGCGTGTCGTACGCCGCGAGCTCCGCGCTTGCGCGACAGATCGAACAGGGCGCGCCCGCCGATGTGTTCCTGTCCGCCGACCTCGACTGGATGGATGTGCTACAGGCGAAGAAGCTGATCGACGCCGGCACGCGCCGCAACCTGCTCGGCAACACGCTCGTGCTCGTCGCGCCACGCGACAGCAAGACCGCGCCGATCGCGTTGCGCCCCGGCCTGGACCTGCGGCCCGCGCTCGGCGAAGGCCGCCTCGCGGTCGCGCTCACCGCCAGCGTCCCCGCCGGCAAGTACGCGAAGCAATCCCTGGTGAAACTCGGCGCATGGCCGGGCGTCGCGAGCCGCACCGCCGAAGCCGAGAACGTGCGCGCCGCCCTGGTGCTGGTCGCGCGCGGCGAAGCCCCACTCGGCATCGTGTACGGCAGCGACGCGCTGGCCGAATCGGGCGTGCGCGTGCTCGGCACCTTCCCCGCCGATTCGCATGCGCCCATCGTGTATCCGGTCGCGCGCATCGCGGCGAGCACGCATGCGAACGGAGGCGATTTCGTCCGCTGGCTGCAGTCGCGCGAAGCGCGCGCGATCTTCGCCCGCCACGGTTTCGCGCCGCTCTGA
- the tkt gene encoding transketolase, protein MTTPSRRDLANAIRFLAIDAVEAAKSGHPGMPMGMADIAEVLWNDFLRHNPNNPSWFNRDRFVLSNGHGSMLHYALLHLSGYDLTIDDLKQFRQLESKTPGHPENFMTPGVETTTGPLGQGFANSVGMALAERLLAQRFNRPEFEVVDHHTWVFMGDGCLMEGISHEAASLAGTWGLNKLIAIWDDNHISIDGNVRGWFTDDTPARFEAYGWNVIRGVDGHDADAIKQAIEGALASQDKPTLICARTTIGFGSPNKAGKESSHGAPLGKDEIALTREKLGWTSGPFEIPQEIRDGWRAGNAGIVREEQWNRMFDGYAKRYPDLADELVRRARNQLPENWNDAADAYIAKLQAEGPVVASRKASQMALEAYGPLLPELIGGSADLAHSNLTLWKGSKSVTSTDADANYVYYGVREFAMTAISNGMGLHECFIPYDATFLVFSDYARNAVRMSALMGAHAIHVYTHDSIGLGEDGPTHQPIEHLATLRYIPGNDVWRPCDAVESAVCWRAAIEQHDGPSCLVFTRQNLAHQQRTPQQVADIRRGGYILRDSVGAPQLILIATGSEVGLAMDAAAQLGDGVRVVSMPSTDVFDRQDAAYRDAVLPDACRRRVAIEAGVTDFWRKYVGLDGAVVGIDRFGASAPAEALFPHFGFTVENVVRVAKSLR, encoded by the coding sequence ATGACGACGCCCAGCCGCCGCGACCTCGCCAACGCCATCCGATTCCTCGCCATCGATGCGGTCGAGGCCGCGAAGTCCGGCCACCCGGGCATGCCGATGGGCATGGCCGACATCGCCGAAGTCCTGTGGAACGACTTCCTCCGGCACAACCCCAACAATCCCTCGTGGTTCAACCGCGACCGCTTCGTGCTCAGCAACGGCCACGGCTCGATGCTGCACTACGCGCTGCTGCACCTGTCGGGCTACGACCTGACGATCGACGACCTCAAGCAGTTCCGCCAGCTCGAATCGAAGACGCCGGGCCATCCGGAAAACTTCATGACGCCGGGCGTCGAAACCACGACCGGCCCGCTCGGCCAGGGCTTCGCGAATTCCGTCGGCATGGCGCTCGCCGAGCGCCTGCTCGCGCAGCGCTTCAACCGCCCGGAATTCGAAGTCGTCGACCACCACACCTGGGTGTTCATGGGCGATGGCTGCCTGATGGAAGGCATCTCGCACGAAGCCGCGTCGCTGGCCGGCACGTGGGGCCTGAACAAGCTGATCGCCATCTGGGACGACAACCACATCTCGATCGACGGCAACGTGCGCGGCTGGTTCACCGACGACACGCCGGCGCGCTTCGAAGCCTATGGCTGGAACGTGATCCGCGGCGTCGACGGCCATGACGCCGATGCGATCAAGCAGGCGATCGAAGGCGCGCTCGCCTCGCAGGACAAGCCCACGCTGATCTGCGCGCGTACCACCATCGGGTTCGGTTCGCCGAACAAGGCCGGCAAGGAGTCGTCGCACGGCGCGCCGCTGGGCAAGGACGAAATCGCCCTCACGCGCGAAAAGCTGGGCTGGACGAGCGGCCCGTTCGAAATCCCGCAGGAGATCCGCGACGGCTGGCGCGCGGGCAACGCCGGCATCGTGCGCGAAGAACAGTGGAACCGGATGTTCGACGGCTATGCCAAGCGCTATCCGGACCTCGCCGACGAACTCGTGCGCCGCGCGCGCAACCAGTTGCCTGAAAACTGGAACGACGCCGCCGACGCGTACATCGCGAAGCTGCAGGCCGAAGGCCCGGTCGTCGCCTCGCGCAAGGCCTCGCAGATGGCGCTGGAAGCCTACGGCCCGCTGCTGCCGGAACTGATCGGCGGCTCGGCGGACCTGGCGCATTCCAACCTGACGTTGTGGAAGGGCAGCAAGTCGGTCACCAGCACGGACGCCGACGCCAACTACGTGTACTACGGCGTGCGCGAATTCGCGATGACCGCGATCAGCAACGGCATGGGCCTGCACGAGTGCTTCATCCCGTACGACGCGACGTTCCTGGTCTTCAGCGACTACGCGCGCAACGCCGTGCGCATGAGCGCGCTGATGGGCGCGCATGCGATCCACGTGTACACGCACGATTCGATCGGCCTGGGCGAAGACGGCCCGACGCACCAGCCCATCGAGCACCTCGCCACGCTGCGCTACATCCCCGGCAACGACGTGTGGCGCCCGTGCGACGCGGTGGAATCGGCCGTGTGCTGGCGCGCCGCGATCGAACAGCACGACGGCCCGAGCTGCCTGGTGTTCACGCGCCAGAACCTCGCGCACCAGCAACGCACGCCGCAGCAGGTCGCCGACATCCGCCGCGGTGGCTACATCCTGCGCGACAGCGTGGGCGCGCCGCAGCTGATCCTCATCGCGACGGGTTCGGAAGTGGGCCTGGCGATGGATGCCGCCGCGCAACTCGGCGATGGCGTGCGCGTGGTGTCGATGCCTTCGACCGACGTGTTCGACCGCCAGGACGCCGCGTATCGCGACGCCGTGCTGCCGGATGCCTGCCGTCGCCGCGTCGCCATCGAAGCCGGCGTCACCGACTTCTGGCGCAAGTACGTCGGCCTGGACGGCGCGGTGGTCGGCATCGATCGTTTCGGTGCGAGCGCACCGGCGGAAGCGCTGTTCCCGCACTTCGGGTTCACGGTCGAGAACGTGGTGCGGGTGGCGAAGAGCCTGCGCTGA
- the modB gene encoding molybdate ABC transporter permease subunit, translating to MEALSPAERDAIALSLKVALTAVACSLPFGIAFGWLLARKRFPGKLLLDTLLVLPLVMPPVVTGFVLLVWFGARGPIGTFLRETFGIVFAFRWTGAALASAIMGFPLMVRAIRLAIEAVDLRLEQAAATLGAPPWRVFATVTLPLAWPGIVAGAVLAFAKALGEFGATITFVSNIPGETQTLSSAIYTLMQVPGGEAGLWRLAAVAIAISFVAVFVSEWLVQRQRRREPA from the coding sequence GTGGAAGCCCTCTCGCCCGCCGAACGCGACGCCATCGCGCTGAGCCTGAAGGTCGCACTCACGGCCGTCGCGTGCAGCCTGCCGTTCGGCATCGCGTTCGGCTGGTTGCTCGCGCGCAAGCGCTTCCCCGGCAAGTTGCTGCTCGACACCTTGCTCGTGTTGCCGCTGGTGATGCCGCCGGTGGTCACCGGTTTCGTGTTGCTGGTGTGGTTCGGTGCGCGGGGGCCGATCGGGACCTTCCTGCGCGAGACCTTCGGCATCGTGTTCGCGTTCCGCTGGACGGGCGCGGCACTGGCGAGCGCGATCATGGGATTCCCGCTGATGGTGCGCGCGATCCGCCTGGCGATCGAAGCGGTGGACCTGCGCCTCGAACAGGCCGCCGCCACCCTCGGCGCGCCGCCGTGGCGCGTGTTCGCCACCGTGACGCTGCCGCTCGCGTGGCCCGGCATCGTCGCGGGCGCCGTGCTCGCGTTCGCGAAGGCGCTCGGCGAATTCGGCGCCACGATCACCTTCGTGTCCAACATCCCCGGCGAAACGCAAACGTTGTCGTCGGCGATCTACACGCTCATGCAAGTACCCGGTGGCGAAGCGGGCCTGTGGCGGCTGGCCGCGGTGGCGATCGCGATTTCGTTCGTCGCGGTGTTCGTGTCCGAGTGGCTGGTGCAACGCCAGCGGCGCAGGGAGCCGGCATGA
- a CDS encoding VWA domain-containing protein, whose translation MNDFSLALLHFVRPAWLWALLALPLIAWLWRLRRRRENAWRGVVDPHLLPHLLEPAGGVRARSAIVFVLLAYALAILALAGPAWRQVPQPSWQSRTPLVIAMDLSSASAATDLPPSRLLQARAKVATLLRERNGGQVGLVAFADDAYTVAPLTDDAANVALFLDSLEPSVMPIDGHRPGHAIRQGARLLQQAGFDRGDILVLTDHGDTDANEAAREAAGKGLRVSVLGIGSKTGSDVRTRDGELERVALDSRSLQALAAAGDGNYAPIAVDDSDLRALNVLQPRAEDAIATQGRAGKAWEDAGYWLLLPLMAIALFAFRRGAGVAAVLVVLCLPPGFVHAQARDAVQGSLWRRADQVAAERMDAGEQSYRKGDFTAAEHVYDGLPGADAHYNLGNALAKQGRYDEAIDAYNAALREHPGMADAIANRNAVLKAKQRKPPSGKSKHEDPRSQGQQGDQKQKGSGKTDSEAPEPGKAQGQGTPQSQPQQKPASSESQSQGQSKPAPPPKNADPEAQRAADAAQRERMQRALQGKQPGQQDPSKTPQAARPETAAERERRLANEAWLRRVPDDPGGLLRAKFQIEYERRQQGGE comes from the coding sequence ATGAACGACTTCTCGCTCGCGCTGCTCCACTTCGTGCGTCCCGCGTGGTTGTGGGCGCTGCTCGCCTTGCCGCTGATCGCGTGGCTCTGGCGGCTGCGTCGTCGTCGCGAGAACGCATGGCGCGGTGTCGTCGATCCGCACCTGCTGCCGCACCTGCTCGAACCCGCGGGCGGCGTGCGCGCCCGCAGCGCCATCGTCTTCGTGCTGCTCGCGTACGCGCTCGCGATCCTCGCGCTCGCCGGCCCCGCGTGGCGCCAGGTGCCGCAACCGTCGTGGCAGAGCCGCACGCCGCTGGTGATCGCGATGGACCTGTCCAGCGCGAGCGCCGCCACCGATCTTCCGCCGTCGCGCTTGCTGCAGGCGCGCGCGAAAGTCGCGACGTTGCTGCGCGAACGCAACGGCGGCCAGGTCGGGCTCGTCGCGTTCGCCGACGACGCGTACACCGTTGCGCCGCTCACCGACGATGCGGCGAACGTCGCGTTGTTCCTCGATTCGCTCGAGCCCAGCGTGATGCCGATCGACGGCCATCGCCCCGGCCACGCGATCCGGCAGGGCGCGCGCCTGCTGCAGCAGGCCGGCTTCGATCGCGGCGACATCCTGGTGCTCACCGACCACGGCGACACCGACGCGAACGAAGCCGCCCGCGAAGCCGCAGGCAAGGGCCTGCGCGTCTCGGTGCTCGGCATCGGTTCGAAAACCGGCAGCGACGTGCGCACGCGCGACGGCGAGCTCGAACGCGTCGCGCTGGATTCGCGTTCGCTGCAGGCGCTTGCCGCGGCGGGCGACGGCAACTACGCGCCGATCGCCGTCGACGATTCGGATCTGCGCGCCCTCAACGTGCTGCAACCGCGCGCCGAAGATGCGATCGCGACGCAGGGCCGCGCGGGCAAGGCGTGGGAAGACGCGGGGTACTGGTTGTTGTTGCCGTTGATGGCGATCGCGTTGTTCGCATTCCGGCGTGGCGCCGGCGTTGCGGCCGTCCTCGTCGTGTTGTGCCTGCCGCCGGGGTTCGTGCATGCACAGGCGCGCGATGCGGTGCAGGGTTCGCTGTGGCGACGCGCGGACCAGGTGGCTGCAGAACGCATGGACGCCGGCGAACAGTCTTATCGCAAGGGCGATTTCACCGCGGCGGAGCATGTGTACGACGGCCTCCCGGGCGCCGATGCGCACTACAACCTCGGCAACGCACTGGCAAAGCAGGGCCGCTACGACGAAGCCATCGACGCCTACAACGCTGCATTGCGCGAACACCCCGGCATGGCGGATGCGATCGCCAACAGGAACGCCGTGCTGAAAGCGAAGCAACGCAAGCCGCCGTCCGGCAAGAGCAAGCACGAAGATCCGCGGTCGCAAGGCCAGCAGGGCGACCAGAAGCAGAAGGGATCGGGCAAGACCGATTCGGAGGCGCCCGAGCCCGGCAAGGCGCAAGGGCAGGGCACGCCGCAATCGCAGCCGCAGCAGAAGCCTGCGTCGTCGGAATCGCAGTCGCAGGGCCAGTCGAAGCCTGCGCCGCCGCCGAAGAACGCGGATCCCGAAGCCCAGCGCGCCGCCGACGCCGCGCAACGCGAACGCATGCAACGCGCGCTGCAGGGCAAGCAGCCCGGCCAGCAGGATCCGTCGAAGACGCCGCAGGCTGCGCGCCCCGAGACCGCCGCCGAACGCGAACGCCGCCTCGCCAACGAAGCCTGGCTGCGCCGCGTGCCGGATGATCCGGGCGGCCTGCTGCGCGCCAAGTTCCAGATCGAATACGAACGCCGACAGCAGGGGGGCGAATGA
- a CDS encoding vWA domain-containing protein: protein MSALLPAGLLDTLSTFAWPLVLLALPLPLLARWVLPRRRSIGAALRVPFGARLDAVAAAGGGHALRGRGAGLLAWIAWAALCVAAARPQELGPPVAPPQAGRDLMLAVDLSGSMSQEDMDLGGQPVDRLTAAKAVLADFLDRRAGDRVGLLVFGQRAYALTPLTLDLSTVRQQLDDSVVGLAGRETALGDALALAVKRLQSQPASQRVVVLLTDGVNTAGVLDPDKAAELARDAHVRVHTVAFGGDGGMSFFGLRLPVAGGDDEIDEAGLKRIADTTGGRAFRARDTESLAGIYAEIDRLEPVKRPGQAVRPRLERYPWPLGVALLCAVLAALPFGRIGRRV from the coding sequence ATGAGCGCGCTGCTGCCTGCGGGTCTGCTGGACACGCTGTCCACGTTCGCGTGGCCGCTGGTGCTGCTCGCGTTGCCGTTGCCGTTGCTTGCGCGCTGGGTGTTGCCGCGCCGCCGTTCGATCGGGGCCGCATTGCGCGTCCCCTTCGGTGCACGGCTCGACGCCGTGGCCGCCGCCGGGGGTGGCCATGCCTTGCGCGGTCGCGGCGCCGGCCTGCTCGCGTGGATCGCCTGGGCTGCGTTGTGCGTCGCCGCTGCGCGACCGCAGGAACTTGGTCCGCCCGTCGCGCCGCCGCAAGCCGGGCGCGACCTGATGCTCGCCGTCGACCTGTCCGGCAGCATGAGCCAGGAAGACATGGACCTCGGCGGACAACCCGTCGATCGCCTCACCGCGGCGAAAGCCGTGCTCGCGGATTTCCTCGACCGGCGCGCAGGCGATCGCGTCGGCCTGCTCGTGTTCGGGCAACGCGCGTACGCGCTCACGCCGCTCACGCTGGACCTGTCGACGGTGCGCCAGCAGCTCGACGACAGCGTCGTGGGCCTCGCCGGTCGCGAGACTGCACTCGGCGATGCGCTCGCACTCGCGGTGAAGCGCCTGCAATCGCAGCCCGCCTCGCAACGCGTGGTCGTGTTGTTGACCGACGGCGTGAACACCGCCGGCGTGCTCGATCCCGACAAGGCCGCCGAACTCGCGCGCGATGCGCACGTGCGCGTGCACACCGTCGCCTTCGGCGGCGACGGCGGCATGTCGTTCTTCGGCTTGCGCTTGCCGGTCGCCGGCGGCGACGACGAGATCGACGAGGCCGGCCTCAAGCGCATCGCCGATACGACCGGCGGCCGTGCGTTCCGCGCGCGCGACACCGAATCGCTCGCCGGCATCTACGCCGAGATCGATCGCCTCGAACCCGTCAAACGTCCCGGCCAGGCCGTGCGCCCGCGGCTCGAACGCTATCCCTGGCCGCTCGGTGTCGCGCTGTTGTGCGCGGTGCTCGCAGCGCTCCCGTTCGGGCGCATCGGACGGCGCGTATGA
- a CDS encoding dicarboxylate/amino acid:cation symporter codes for MTNTPSARTGMPFHWKMAIGFAAGILAGLAVHATGLMEAGWVQAFTQYVTTPFSKIFLNLIFMLIVPLLFSALVVGIAEMGDIRALGRIGWKTLAYTVVLSAVAVLLGLVLVNWLQPGAGVDPALAQQLLAENAGRAQEIVASVGTQPKGIDMLLSIVPDNVIGAASDNSSILALMFFAVMFGVGLVLSPSPNTDVLKRGIEGLLEISMTLIGIVIRLAPYAVFCFMFNLTSIFGWDLLLKLGAYVGVVVLALALHLFVNYSIALKLAGKSPLQFFRGSQEAMVMAFSTASSNATLPTALRVAEENLGLPRRVSRFVLTVGATANQNGTALFEGVTVLFLAQFFGVDLSLGQQAMVMVVCILGGIGTAGVPSGSLPVVALICAMVGVNPVGIGMILGVNHFLDMCRTTLNVTGDLTLATLVAAGEPDAEPAPTVA; via the coding sequence ATGACCAACACGCCTTCCGCCCGCACGGGCATGCCGTTCCACTGGAAGATGGCGATCGGCTTCGCCGCCGGCATCCTCGCGGGGCTGGCCGTGCACGCCACGGGGCTGATGGAAGCGGGCTGGGTGCAGGCGTTCACGCAGTACGTCACCACGCCGTTCTCGAAGATCTTCCTCAACCTGATCTTCATGCTGATCGTCCCGCTGCTGTTCTCGGCGCTGGTGGTCGGCATCGCGGAGATGGGCGACATCCGCGCGCTGGGCCGCATCGGCTGGAAGACGCTCGCCTACACGGTCGTGCTGTCGGCGGTGGCGGTTTTGCTGGGCCTGGTGCTGGTCAACTGGCTGCAGCCGGGCGCGGGCGTGGACCCGGCGCTGGCGCAGCAACTGCTCGCGGAGAACGCGGGCCGTGCGCAGGAAATCGTCGCCAGCGTCGGCACGCAGCCCAAGGGCATCGACATGCTGCTGTCGATCGTGCCGGACAACGTGATCGGCGCGGCGTCCGACAACAGCTCGATCCTCGCACTGATGTTCTTCGCGGTGATGTTCGGCGTGGGCCTGGTGCTCAGCCCGTCGCCCAACACCGACGTGCTCAAGCGCGGCATCGAAGGCCTCCTCGAGATCTCGATGACCCTGATCGGCATCGTGATCCGCCTGGCGCCGTACGCGGTGTTCTGCTTCATGTTCAACCTCACCTCGATCTTCGGCTGGGACCTGCTGCTGAAGCTCGGGGCGTACGTCGGCGTCGTCGTGCTGGCGCTCGCGTTGCACCTGTTCGTCAACTATTCGATCGCGCTGAAGCTGGCGGGCAAGTCGCCGCTGCAGTTCTTCCGCGGCAGCCAGGAAGCGATGGTGATGGCGTTCTCCACCGCCTCGAGCAACGCGACGTTGCCGACCGCGCTGCGCGTGGCCGAAGAGAACCTCGGCCTGCCGCGCCGCGTGTCGCGCTTCGTGCTCACGGTGGGCGCCACGGCCAACCAGAACGGCACGGCCTTGTTCGAGGGCGTGACCGTGCTGTTCCTCGCGCAGTTCTTCGGCGTGGACCTCAGCCTTGGCCAGCAGGCGATGGTGATGGTGGTCTGCATCCTCGGCGGCATCGGCACCGCGGGCGTGCCGTCGGGCTCGCTGCCGGTGGTGGCGCTGATCTGCGCGATGGTGGGCGTGAACCCGGTCGGCATCGGCATGATCCTGGGCGTCAACCATTTCCTCGACATGTGCCGCACCACGCTCAACGTCACGGGCGACCTGACGCTGGCCACGCTGGTGGCGGCGGGCGAGCCGGACGCGGAGCCTGCGCCAACGGTCGCTTGA
- a CDS encoding ATP-binding cassette domain-containing protein, with amino-acid sequence MKQPVFSIDVDLVRGTFWNTVRVESTHRVIALVGASGTGKTSVLHAIAGLVRPTRGRIVIGGRCLFDSAIGIDEPAHLRRIGYVFQDGRLFPHLDVRANLLYGAPRRASGDARFSLEGIVDLLGIAPLLARRIDGLSGGELQRVAIGRALLSAPELLLLDEPLSMLDRKRKDELLPWLQRLRDEVALPMVYVSHSPEETARLADAVYRVD; translated from the coding sequence ATGAAGCAGCCGGTCTTCTCGATCGACGTCGACCTGGTCCGCGGCACGTTCTGGAACACCGTGCGCGTGGAGAGCACGCACCGCGTGATCGCGCTCGTCGGCGCGTCGGGCACCGGCAAGACATCGGTACTGCACGCGATCGCCGGCCTCGTTCGTCCCACGCGCGGCCGCATCGTGATCGGCGGGCGCTGCCTGTTCGATTCCGCCATCGGCATCGACGAACCCGCGCACCTGCGCCGCATCGGCTACGTCTTCCAGGACGGCCGCCTGTTCCCGCACCTGGACGTGCGCGCGAACCTGCTCTACGGCGCACCGCGTCGCGCGTCGGGCGATGCGCGCTTCTCGCTCGAAGGCATCGTCGACCTGCTGGGCATCGCGCCGCTGCTGGCACGCCGCATCGACGGCCTGTCCGGCGGCGAACTGCAACGCGTCGCGATCGGCCGTGCGTTGCTGTCCGCGCCCGAATTGCTGCTGCTCGACGAACCGCTGTCGATGCTGGACCGCAAGCGCAAGGACGAACTGCTGCCGTGGCTGCAACGACTGCGCGACGAGGTCGCGCTGCCGATGGTCTACGTCAGTCATTCCCCGGAAGAAACCGCGCGGTTGGCCGACGCGGTGTACCGGGTGGATTGA